The Cryptomeria japonica chromosome 2, Sugi_1.0, whole genome shotgun sequence region atgaattaagattagaatgcaacataatatcatataaacaacaaaaacatcataaacttgtaatcatagcatcatgattgTAGTTTATACCATCATAGCACTATATACTTAAAGTTCAACATCAAAATGTTAAAATGATAATATCaagttcaagtatcattgtttcaaaattcaacttgCAACAATTAGAACTTTATACTAAGTTCAAATCATCTAATGGATTCTTCTTCTTCGTGCAATAGTAGTCAAGAATAGCACCAAGAAGATGAAAGACTAATTGCAAATCAAGACTAAATGCATTAGCAGTTAAGAATAACAGCAGAAGTCGTTCACGGAAATGACTAatgccattgaagatgaagaagaagaagaatgagcagTCAAGAAAGTGAGCTCAGGAAGCtgaatatttttgtttcttttcataagcCAAGGATTGTAAATTAGAATGAGCTAATGCATGGGTATTTTGATGTTGTGATTGAACATTGCTCTAGTACATTGTATAAGGTTAATAAGTAAGAGGTCAGAACTCAATTGTTTGCTGCTCTATTTTATCTTGCTTCaccataaaaaaattgaataaatctatcaattgtttgttgttgttcttaatAATTTTACTGTGTTCCACGGCCATTGGGGACGGGTTTTGGGGATGGGGGGacaaagggcttaagtttggggatggcGGGGGGACGGTGGCAAGGGGTGgcagggtggtggtgctgatataattataaatatacttatagtacttgaaaaactagttgtgaaaagaagtataacagtataagaattacatttcaaatgaactataggaaattagtaaaattacaaaatagcaaaatttgaaatattaaatctaaatacaaagatttcttgaatgctaattgctaaataaaatttcaaatttgacaaatgaaattgtcaaattggaggtTTCTATCATTAAAATATCATATTAATATCTGATATTACAAAGTCTATAATGATGATTACATGATACATCATTACAGTGagtagcaaatagcaatagcattacaaaaggcAAAAtggcaaaatgctcaaaattaaaaaaaaaaaggatttcaaTTGCTTTTTGAGTCTGACGTGTTCGAACAAGAGATTCTTGCAAGTCTCCTTGCCCCTCAAGAGATGTTTGGGAGTCTCCCAAGGAGTCTTGGAGACATCGGATGGGAGATTCCCACAAGTCTCCTCGCCCCTCAAGAGACGCTTGGGAGTCTCCCAAGGAGACTTGGAGACGCTTGGGAGTTTCCCAAGGAGACTTGGAGACGCCTGGGAGTCTCCCAAGGAGCTTGGAAACATTTCCCCATCTCCGACGGAGCTCTGGTGGCGGTGGTGGGACGGTGGGAGAcatcgcgtccccgtccccccgtcccggaaacatCCCCGTCTTTGAGACATGGCCCAAAAGGGGGGGAAACGTGTCCCCATGGAACACTGTAATTTTAAGTCGCAAACCTGCGTGATAACTTGCAAAACAATCATACAAATCTGCAAATCTGAACTCATTgctataaatttaataaaattttgcaaaaaaaaatgtaaatttgggCACCCAGGTCTCCAGGTTCGCCCTAGGTTCGTCCTGGGTTCTCCTTGGACAAACCAGCTTGCCCAGGTACGAACCCTGGCCGAACACAAAGGCGAACCGGACCGGGACCCAAACCCAAAACAAACCGGACCAGTACCAGGCCCGAAACTTGGCGAACCCTGCAACTTAGTCTTTTTTTTTTATTGGATGGTATTAGAGCAATCTTTTTTTTATTGGATGGTATTAAAgcaatcttttttttttggatGGTATTAGAGCAATCTTTGTTCACTTCATTTTGTAGTAAATCTTGAGAAGATGTGGGTAGTGTATATTTGCCTGTTTGAAGAAGTTGAGGAGAATAAGCAGCTGCTCAAAAAGGTTCACCTTCTTAGAAACAagaatggctaccagaatgagcaCCATGGTAAACAAGAAATCCTTGCTTTGTTATACAGGAAATAGTACAGTGAAAATTGAAGTGTGCTCTTCTTTGTAATCCTTTTCACAAATAATTATATCAAACAGAAGAATGATGTGATGAAGTAATGAACAAGTTTCAACCAGATTCATCCATTAAAGAAGAAATGTTTAGTTAAACCGCAGGAATAATGTCAAGAGATGAAGAGTATCTTGAGTTGGACTTCTTGTGCTAAGCCTTTAGGTTGAAGAGAGTGCTAGAACTCCTAACTGCAGTTGAGGAATGGAGATAGGAAGGAGAATTGATCAGGTTCAATGATTGAAGTGATGTAGATAACAAGATAATGCTATGGATATCATGACTGATTACCATTAAAACAGTAATTTTTATGCCTAAAGATCTCAAAACTCCTCTGGAGACAGTGGCTAGATGGTCCATAGAATATAGAATGATTTGAAGAATTCCAGTGGCATTTCTCTCAACAATGAAAAGCCAACTGTTTTAATCCCTACACAAACATTCATAAAGTAACATCCATCATGGCTTCTAGCATGGCACCCATGTCAGAGCTTAGATTTGTGAGTTTTCAAATAACCCACACCTGATGATCACCAGGTACTACAATGGTCCAAGCATGGAGGCACAGAAGGGAAGGCCAAGTTTGAATGCAACCCTAAGAACAAATCTGTCATGGCATTATAGCTGCCTGCAAGGAGTGGAATTACGGCATCCCTCGTGTCTCTAGTTTTCTATAAATGCTGCCTCAACATACAGTCCGGATCAAGTGATCTACACATAGTGATAAGGACCAACTTGCGCTTTTGCCATTGGAAATCCTTGGGAAGGTGCAGGCTAATTGTTGCCAACAGTGGTCACCCACCATGTCCATATCATATTTATTTCGTCTACTCTGCCACTTAAAAGGGTTGATCCTTAGGCAAAACCTTCTTAAATTCAGTGATAGATAGGAAGCAACGGACAATGCATAACCAATTCTTCATGGCAAGGGCCTCCAATATGTTAAATGTGGCATAGATCAGTTACCATGTCTACGATATTACCCCAGGCCATACCATCTGTATTTAGTTCGACAAAGGTGGTTGGAGGGTCATAAAATGCATCCTTTCTAGCTCAGTGATATACTTTGCCTGTTTCATTATCAAGGGATTTGTACCCTACggtttaagttttaagttttaactGCTCCTTGACATTTGTTTCTAATGGTTGAAGTGCTTGAACCTTAACATGCTCTTCTATTCCTGAGGGTTTCTAATGACAAACCCTTTGGCAGATTTTTAGAGGTAGGGGGTTATCTTTATATAGTACTTGAGAATCTTCCTGATCATTGTATTCCTTGTACTTGTGTTTTTTTGAATGAGCTCAAACTGAATTCCATGGTAATATGATTCGTTTGAAGAGATGAGCACATTCTTAAATTTCAGAGTTGCAAGCAAATACAAATTTTGGTGAAGAAACAAATTTTGTTCCATCATTATTGTTGCAATCTAGATCTAATGCAATGTTGCAGGAACCTGAGTTGCATCAGATAAGCAGACAGGAGATACTTTTCTTGATCCTTTTCAGGATGAAAAATTTGAACGCTCCCAGATGTAGACAATGAGACCTTAACAGATTTCTTATAGTCTTTTGGCACAGAGTAATACCAGATTGTGAAACATGATTACTGTCTGATGATTGTGTTCAAGAGTTTAACTGTGAAAATTTCAGATGCTTATGTTTTGAAACTTAGTAGTGTATGTATGTTGTCTTCTAATGTACTTGAGTTGAAACCTGCAGCTGCAATAATTATAGGCTACCTTATGGATGCTATCACTCTAATTTAGTTGAAACTTGCAGCTGCAATAATTTAAGCCTATCTTATGGCAGCAAGAACTCCCCTAATTTAAGGCGACCTTAATGGCTGCTATCACTACCCTTGCTGTTGACTAATATTGTTCAGTTAATGAAATCCATCTTTTCAAGCCAAGGAGGTCTAACAATTATATAAAGCTGAGTGATTGTTGTTGGTTTTATCTGGCCCATTCCTATTTTTGCTTAGCAAAAATCTTCAACAAGAATTAAAAATGAAATATATCTGTGAATGATGGTTCTATATACCAAGAATTTTAACAACAATGCCATTTGTCATTGCAGATTTGTCAGACGAATTATTGGTCAATATTAACAAGTTTAGACAAGACATGAAGCTTCCTGTTCTGACCCAAAATGAAAATGCCGCTTGTTTGGCAAAGCAGATAGCGGATCAGTTCAAAGGCCAAGTATGTAGTAATTCTACAGGTGAAGACACTGTGCCTGGCACAGAACCTCAATTTCCAAACTATCCACAGTTTTTGGAAAATTGCCATCTGAATGTATCTGATACCAAAGATGGAGTAGTTATGCCGGATTGTGTTCCTGGTTTAGATCCACAGATAGCATTTCAGAATTACACGCATTCACAATATATTCAGAATGTCAATGACACAAAATTTGTATCGGCTGGCATTGCTTCTGAAGACAATTGGTTTGTGCTGGTTCTGGCTACCAATACAACTGGTGGCAATTTCCAAACTTATAACAGAGGCACCATGCATTATATTAATAAGTTATTGTCCTTACTGCCAATCTTGGGGGCGTTGCTTCTAGCAGCCTGAAGCCCCAATTTGTCAATTTTGATTATTTAGATTCCATATAGTTTGATATGGTCTAAAAATCACATTCCCAGTAGGATTTAGATGAAGTGAGCATGTCATAAGAACAATCTCGATGCCCAAATCCACTGAACCTAGAGCCCACATATTAGTTGCTTTGGGCATTGTGGTCTGTTCTACTTCTCCCAAAATTTAtttggatgattttcattcacttTAAACTAACTCATGTTCAGTTTCCAAAAAGCTTTGCTATCAAATTATGTTATCTAATTCTAACATTCTATAAGCGTAGTTTTATtctctttctattttttatttaattgtgtccTTAAGCTAGTAATATACTGATCAGAATTTTGAAAATCAATCTGAAAATTTCTATTTTAGCTATGCCCAAGTTTGGCCCCAAAAAAGAATGAATTCTACAATTACATGACATTAACGATCTATAATGGTTATGAAAGATGAATGTTGAAATGCAACTAGATTAGAAGCCAAGCAAACCACCAAAATACAGCTCAGGAAGTTGGGTATCTAAAAATTGATTTTTATAAAGTGTGAGCCTTCCAAGTTCATTTTTTATTGTACATAAAATTAAGCTTACCAAGCAAGTGAAATACATGCAATTGTCTTCTTTATGATCATAAACTCTATAAGAGTACAACATTGGCTAACTAGTTGCATATTGTTGGCAAGTGTATATACTTAAAGCGTCATGACTTGATTGTCACACATGTCCGAATTCCAAATATGGGATCACTTTTGAATATGAGCAGAAGGGTATATTTCCATGTATTGGTGTTGAGAATAAAGTGCAGATAAAGTAATACAAAATTacagatttaaaattttaaacaaaacaGTTGAAGATAAAATAGAGCACACATATAACAAAATAACATAGAGGTTACGTGGTTCACCAATATGGCTACATCCATGGGAAAGGCGAGTACAATCTCTTTTATTTGATGAACAACAGTAATACAAGTTCTTTATAGAACAACCTACAATAATCAATCGTCAGAATATATATTGAAAGTCTTTTGGGGCAACATAAAATAAAGAATGTGAAGGGACAATCAATGTGACTGTTGAACTTCATATTACGCAACAATGCCCCACTTGAAGGCCAAACCATGCTGCAGCTCTGAGATGCACTTGCCTTTCCAAGCTTATTGTCACAGTTTTGTCAAACCAAGAGGAGCTTTGCAGAACTCCAACTTCTCTTTGGGAACAATCTTGGTACAGGCATCAGTAGGGTTCAAACTAGTCTGTATCTTTCCAACTTGAGCTCTCTTCAAGAACACTCTGGATGAAATGGTATCTCAGCTCTATGTGCTAAATCCTATTGTGAAATGTTGCATTTTTGGCCAAATGTATAGCATTGTTGCTGTCACTGTACAAGGTAAACTCTTTTTGTTTGCTTCCCAACTTGGCTAACAAACGCTACAACCACAACATCTTTGCACCTTCGGTGAGAACAATGCATTCAACTTTTGTAGTAGAGAGTGCTACCAAATATTGCAATCTAGAAACCCAAATGATCGCCGCCCCTGCAAAGATGAATATGTATCCAATGATTGATCTCCATTTGTCCAAGTCACTGGCCCAAAG contains the following coding sequences:
- the LOC131052198 gene encoding uncharacterized GPI-anchored protein At3g06035 gives rise to the protein MKVFNLKAMKVFNLKQWLLLFLCTHIIFPSLSMADDLSDELLVNINKFRQDMKLPVLTQNENAACLAKQIADQFKGQVCSNSTGEDTVPGTEPQFPNYPQFLENCHLNVSDTKDGVVMPDCVPGLDPQIAFQNYTHSQYIQNVNDTKFVSAGIASEDNWFVLVLATNTTGGNFQTYNRGTMHYINKLLSLLPILGALLLAA